AGACATTCGCCACGAATACGTGGATGGACAAATTTATGCAATGGCAGGCGCGAACGATAAGCACAATCGTGTCACGATGAATATCGGCTTTCATCTGCGCCGCCAAACGCGCGGCACGACTTGCACTACGTACCTCAGCGACATGAAACTGCGCATGGAAGGCGGGCGTTATTTTTACTACCCCGATGTCATGCTGTGCTGTGATACTGACGACAATATCGGCGGGTATTACCGTGAACAGCCGTGCATCATCGTTGAAGTTTCATCACCCGCTACTGCCAATGTTGACCGCCGTGAAAAACTGCTGAATTATCAGCGTATATCCAGTCTGCGTTATTACTTGCTAGTTTCACCCGAACACGTACAAGTTGACTATTACCAGCGCAATGCCAGCAAGCAATGGGAGCTTGCCTCACTAGAAAAAGGCGAAGCATTGGAAATACAGTGTGGCGACAAAAAGCTACAACTGACTCTGGAAGATATTTACGAAGATATGGACATGATACTGTGAAATCACACCATACTTAGGTTACACTGAAAAAAGTTATACCTGTAGAAACTACTAGCAACGCATATCACGTGAAGGGATATTCATGGAAAGCATTTCAAATAAGTACTTAATAGCCATAAAAGAAAAAACCGATTGTTATCACCACATTGAATTCAAAGATGAGCAATCAATTAAAGAAAAAATTAAAGATATATATCCAAAAATACAAATAAATAAACTAGAAGAAAACGCAGAAAAAGAAATATTTTTTACTTTGGAAATTTCTTGTCAACTTCAAAACAATCTGATACCAGATAGCTTTCTTAGTGCTTGTAAAAAAATAGAAAACATTTTTGATATAGATAAAAATAAATTAACAATAAAAAAAGCAAGTGAAAAACAAGAAGTGATATGCGATGGAGTAAAAATCGAAACATTATGGAATGGGATTTCGTTTTTTTACTCTACCGAATCATACAAGTTAATTCATCAGGTCGAAAATCTCACGAGAGCAATCGTTAATTATTTCATGCATACAAAAGCTGGAAGAGATTGGCTCATAGGATTTAACGAGAAATCTACTGACATCAGAAAACTAAAAGAAAGAAAATCTCAAAATCATCTTTATGAATTAGAATTTTCTGATTTAGGAAAAATACTATATGAAGTTTATGGATATGAACAAAGCATTAACAACATAAAACATGAGTTTAACAAATCAAATCAACATAAAGAAGACTCTATAAGTATAAAATTACTAGAGAAGATTTTACCAAAGAGTTATTTGGAAACATTTTTTCCTGAATTTGAAAAGATAAATGGAAAAGACTTTAAAGGCATATGGAAAAGACTAACAGAACTAAGGAATATCGTTGCTCAT
The DNA window shown above is from Candidatus Thiothrix sulfatifontis and carries:
- a CDS encoding Uma2 family endonuclease yields the protein MSQPQTQHYTTEAEYLTFQNDGDIRHEYVDGQIYAMAGANDKHNRVTMNIGFHLRRQTRGTTCTTYLSDMKLRMEGGRYFYYPDVMLCCDTDDNIGGYYREQPCIIVEVSSPATANVDRREKLLNYQRISSLRYYLLVSPEHVQVDYYQRNASKQWELASLEKGEALEIQCGDKKLQLTLEDIYEDMDMIL